The sequence TTATGGACGGACATAATTGGGTTATTTTTACCATTTCTGGAGGAGGTTGTTCGGAATCAAAAGTAGCAgaacaaaaaatcaaacaaattcttaattgagaaattatcacattttttatccGAACTCtcttaatacatgaaatttattgaaaactctACATCTATTATATCTACAATCTATCTTATAGACACCAAACGAGACTATAACTAGCAGGAAATAAAACTTCCGAAAGGTTGATCTGAGTTTTCCTCTTCTTACGTGGTGGTGACCACCAGattgcaaaatatatttgatgCAAAGGGAGAATATAGACGGAAAAGACAAGAACGCCTTGTAGAAGTACAGCAAATAAGGGGACCTCaggagaaataaaaataatcatgatGGAAGAGTTGATTGCATAATAACGAGAAAATGATGGAAGAATTAAGTAGCTTATGAAAAGAACAAAGAAAACGGATTAAGCGATTAACTGAACTTAAAAGAGGAATATGTCCAAACGAAGAAGAAAATAgagtttttagaagaaaatagaaaccAGCTACAAGAGGATAGAGATCTATTTGTAGTAGAAATCACTGAACAACTGAGGCAAGGTCTGGATAACcaaaaaaagagagagagataagATGAAACAAAATTGACGAAGCTGTGTCAGACTTCCCAAAAGCAGCTGAGaaagagaaaacaaaacaaaaaatagtctcATACAATCAAGAATGCAAACAATTTTGTGGGGAAAGGAATGAAGGTAgaatgaaatgttgaaattaggaACAGTAGAAAATAGATAGCAGTTCAAAAAATGAGGACACTAGCCAAAAGAACATGtaaagagaagagaagagaacatataaatgaaaaataaactgaattagAAGGAAatcataaaaactaaataaaaacaaaaacttctaCCAAGAAATTTAAAGGAGCAAAATAAAACTAGAATGGGGTATTGTAGAAATGAAAGATAACTTGTAGGGGaattaagaaaatgttttaaacctTACTAAGCTGAAAATCcaggaataaataaaaaccccGGAAAATGGTGGCCAGCACATACTAAGGATTATCATCCACTTAATTCAAGAAATTTGGAAACAAGAGACTAGCAAGTTGCAGTTATCTGTCCAATACATAAAACCAAATTACCTGTGGAGATTACAGTGGCATATTACTATTGGTGAATTGGGATTATGATATTTACATAAgtaaaatatttctgttacatACTATTATATATACTCACCACTGCAGAAAAATAAATGGAGTATATATTTTACGGCTAGTGTAAAAAATCTGTTTCATACCTGAAACACAAAGTGAGTCGTTTATCATTAGAGAAATATGGTATATTCAATTTCCACTCtatataaaatttcctaaaCTAATTCATAGAgcgaaatattgaatatttcttgTAGGTTGtcacaaaaagtattttatagcATGGTGTTACTAGAGTTCACTTGTTATCTCAAAGGTTAGTTCTTGATGGTAAGATTtgattatcataaaattttgacatttttctgaattttgaCTACATCTGTTCACTTCCTTCCcttctacaataattttttcaatatgaaggCACAGAGTATTCTTGTAAGGTATTCAGAAcacttaaaataaatcataatatttgataatgaaTCTATTTTAATCTAATTTACTTTCGATTATTTGTATACATATaagtatttcattttgaattgatGCTCCTTATTCTCATTTACAGTTTGcctttatttaatcaaaagaactgttatttatcaatttaattaatttatcttttttagtTAAGAACaatagttaaaaaattatattgtatatgtacatttttaaaatcttatattaatttgtttttgcatTATGATTTGCAACTACTTCCTGagcttttgaaaaatttttgggaCCTTTTGATGCTCTTGCTCGTATTTCATCTTCCACAGATTTGTTCACTGTTTTACTAACAGCCTGCTTGAGTTTCTGTGAAACTTCTTGTTTTTTAGGCTGACGTGGACAGTCTGAAATTAATTAACTGAATACATCAGAAAATTCATATATCATACAGATTTATGAAGTACGGCAATACTTTTGATAATCATCAATTTGTAAGAAAATGTGAATGgatattgaataatgaaaagGTATGTTATGTtgtatataaaacatataatcTTTTTTTGCAAAATGTAGCTCAATAGTATTTATGTTAACcgtttttattcgtttttattatatatcagtaaataaaatcgtttttatataaataaattttttaaaatatacaagttgttattatttacatatgtgtacaacaatattatttaaaaaattctgatgaaattgaaattcattaaatattttgttttaagaaCAATCAGTTGGTACTTACTAGCTCTTTTGGTCACTGCAGATCCTTTTTGCTTCTTAACTTTGGCATTTTGTGGTAATTTAGTTTTTACCTTTAGTTTCCCCTGAGccatttatattcaatatttaacaaaattataatctaACTGTGTATTTTATAGTACAAAATAACACATATCTACATGTGTTATTCTGGAATTATAATTAAGGCTTCACTTGAGGTTAATATTATCTTCTAATATACATACATTTTGCGGCCTCCATCTTAATAGATGAACAGttaaaagaatattatttattctttattaacgACTTTGGCCTCGATAGTATTGGTCTTCTCTAAAAGGTAAACTTTTCCTCGTTGCAAAACATTactgtttcattattttataacagGTATTTCGATTAACGTGACTTTGGAATGTAGTGAACAAGAGATTTCGGttcatttgtatataaagaagtATTAATTGTTTCAAGGgctttttgtattgaaatattaagATCACCTattgattttttacaaaaatacctaaaaaataatgcaaatatgcttaaaaaatacttaattttgcaaaatcgaaataattcgGAATAAACTTGACTCCTTCTAGAAGCGTGAATAAATCTATTCTTCTATAACAGTTGATATGTCGTGAACTGATGGGAATATCAAAccattatttttctattaaagtCATTTTCTTATGGGATTATGTGtatattccattattttccaGACAAAATGTGtacaaaattttgagaatattaaacaaagaaaattgcATCTCCTACCTTTAGGTATTGGAGGGCATCTCTCTAAGCCAGGGTAGTCGTAAAAGACGAGAATATGTAccttgttttattttctgtcgttaaaattatacattaataaagaaaatatgaactAAATACAGTCCTTATCATTTTAACAAATCGGTCCTTCGaataaaagtaacaaaatttctaattttttttatttttgaaaaaagcaaCTAGGACGAAATATTGTACAAATGGGGTTTTTGAAACTATTTCTTTCTGCACTTCCATATTTAAgttgttttaattttcttctttatttcttttctctttCTCCCGCAAAAactaattccagcgggaaaaaacttcttggcgggaatattcatattaattctttgactactaaactatagagtgggctgtaaggaattagccctttgtccctatttaagctactcttacatctagcaatttcaaagCTTTGAAATGCATCCAACAACTTATTAtctaacaattttacattattaatatttatgtcatgattgtgactggcagcgtgatcggcaatacctgatttttcggtccgtccatatttcaaatgagctacgagtatgtgctctttaaactgGACAATAACGAATCTCTTAGTCTGGccaatatactttccgtcacaatcaccacatcaaatttcataaatactactcttttccaaatttggtattttatccttaggattgcccaacaattgttataatgtattgttggatttcTAAACCAATTTGAAACTCACTctgttaaatttttctttcaacccTTTCTTATAAAGAAgattgaaaggtatcagagcaaatttttAGATGACTgaattgaataaactcgtttaatttgaatattctttaattatttatgtGCTAAAACAAATCTCGTAATAAGGACTAGTATCAGTAAGTTAGTGGAAAGTATAAtgaaactggtgcagtaaaatatttatccaaatcatggtgCAGAAAACCTATAGCCTACAATGTTTGTGTCAGAaatagatccacatttgtgaaatagaaaaattacgaattttagaaaacatacagtaaaggcgattacagcaaatgctcaaaatgttttcaatttacttcaatacaacaggccatgcgatttttaaaactttgcaatacattttgcgtgactgctcaattcttcttatctctatagtaattcttctaatttctgaatattggcaggttttgtcttttaaacaatgttttttaaataagccCACAGGAAGTAGTCATTTGATTAAACCAAGTCTTCCAATTTATCTTCTGGGAAGCACattatttaggttaggttaggttaggtaccTCATCATACACGCGTAGTGAGATGTGGCAGCATCTTGTtatagccaaatattgtcgattGGGATATTGTTAtagtctgaaaatttctaataacgaagtttttttaaaatgtaactGAACATATTTACTTGGATTTAGCAACATCCGAACGAACTcgggtataatactattttccaataaatctaaatacatcGGACCATTTAAattaccctcaatgaaaaagggaccaattattttgtcgcctattattccagcccatacacATTCAGGggtattgggtgtgggatttacgcatccaacgaggattgttacgtgaccagtatctaaaATTATACCGGTTTACGTttgtattaatacaaaaagtgacctcatcgcaaaacataacattacttaaaaaatttggatcgttttgattgtaacatttttccgtcattaggtctgcaaactcttaACATCTATCAAAATCATCATCTGACAACTGTTGAACCAACTTTACTTTgtatgaatgaaatttattattacatatacTTTTCATTATGCAATATTGCGAAATgtcaagttccctggatatttgtctaatattcaagtgtggatcgtcttctaacaggacataaacatataaaaatttatttattaagtatttcttaaggatttggAATAGCGAAAAATATAAAGgttgatccatttgaaataacaaaactcATCATTTATCCGAAAAAAGAAAAGATCTGACAATAATGTAAATACCACAATAATACCAGACATATCACAAGACCCTTATACacaaagatttataaaaatcatacaagGCATTCCATCcataaaactcactctataTATTGTATGGAATATTTGTTAGAATAGTATTTCtaataatgtaacaaaattttccaataaaaatatttgctagTCTTGGATAGATTATAGTATTCTACTAGCATATAATGAGTTTTTATTCACTCGGTGATTTATGCCACCTGCACCTCGTAAAAACCTCCTTGCCCAGTATAATTTCACGTAAAAACTTGTATATCTGCATCCTtaaactattctcaaaattcacatataattggatGGTGGCAAGTTTTAAAGTCAAATGtcataaaaatcgatttttttacattttttgaaaatatctcgttttctatCAGTTTTACGCTATtcgtatttattataaatattgcagagaattcaattctctatagcttttctatttaatatttttctaaaccTTGAACTGTTTTCGTGATAGGGAACAAATCTTTTTATCtgataattctaaaatttatcaatttaataacaACTATAATCTCTTTCGATAATAGCACTcgaagtagaaaataattgattacatCTTATTTAGAATCTGTAAGCTCTCAAATTCTTTCATAACTTTAACAATTATACCTGGGAATCGGACCCCTATTATATGCACTATAAGTCACGTCAACAAAGTTGAATAAATCTGTGCAGTTATCAAATATTCCATCAACGAGTGGAGCAGCTCAATCgcatttattatcaaattcaaactTGATTAGGATATGATCTAGAACCCCAGGAATGAGGTTGGATAATGCGTAACGAATTCCTGGAACCTATAATGACTATTTACTACCTGTACCAGATAAATTACTCGATACAAAATTCTGTAACTACAAAAGTAGATGTGGCTCATGATACCGATGCAGGGAAGCGGAGTTCCAGTGCTCTTCAGCATGCGACCAGTGTAATGGACAAGCTTGTTTCATTGCTGTCATTATATCAGACCGATATTAATGATGACCTCGAAATCTTGAAGGAATTGGAGACAAATGTCGTTGAAGACTTGAAATTCTTCGGAGGGACGATGACGACAATGATGAAGAAGAGAATTGAAATTAGAACTTgttctcaaattttttattaattttgacaataataaatctataaaataacacgtttaataaaaacatcagttgaatatttctttctttccttatttatttatgtagaaattcattaatataaattatattagaattaaaatacaatttaagtATTTTTCTCAACAATTCCACAATTTAGATTTTAGTatactgaagacgataacttgcttatcgaaacgtgcgttagacagtataattgtgagtgttggtgtaaacagtgtattcagtatgaatatcaccaacggttccagaaattccaacttagattTACTAGGCAAAACTTTAATAATCTTTTTAGATTTTCTCTGGAATATTGAGATCACATATTCTTCAATCTGCTACATGCTCAAGATGCGCgcgcaattatttttttttgtcaatccCAAATCTTTCATCAGCTCACTTAACAATACGGGAAAGTGTatttattgaatgattttttcgaGGGTTGACATAGTCCCACCCACCTTTCCCAGATGCCGTTgatgcatttttttccattacaaatattttacagaAGCATATTTCAAACATATGTACCACTGCATATTATGGTAGGGGCTTCGTTTAGTGTGgctttatgtaatttttatagaGATTTGAATCAAGAGTTTAATGTATTGGGAaggaaactattgaaaaaacaaaactctcaaattatttatttagctctatgataaatattaaataatcgtAAAATAATGATATACATATTAAACTTAAATTACAAATCACTCAAATATGGCACAGTTGTGTGTTTTAACAGCGTGTTGTTTAAAGCAATGTAAGCAACATTtacaaaaatagatgaaaattgaCGTTGTTGAAAGCACAATAGATCAATAAGTGTACAGAGAAGTTTAATTACTCGAATGTGACATAAATTGATGGAATATGTAATATGAATGTACTTTTCGTATTTGTATCATATGCATAAATCAcataattacaattacaatagCAATAATAATTTACAAGCATGCCAAATATTGGAAGGCCATGGGTGCATTTCACTAAGCACTAGCGTCAATCACCATCACGACCACGATCTTTCGTGCTCCACTTAGTCCAGAGAGTTATAATCGTAAATCCAACTGGAATGGCTTACGAGGCATTTCGATctttgagataaatattaactaatggcaaaatagaaaaaataaagcggAAGCTTTAGGAGGTTACGTTATAATTTCTatgtcatttaattttttagtggagtgcttaactgattttcattaaagtacttataatatcccataccccatcaaataatgagatagatTCTCATGGTTGCAATATGCGTTGGTTGAGTGTTGAAAATTCTGCTAATTCAACCCACCTCTTGACAAGGGTTGTCGTGAACGTTAGTCATGACGTCATGAGTGATTTTCTCGCCGCGACCACAACGATCGTAGTCGCTATGTAGAACGTCCAAAAGAGTATTTCAGGCGCCgtgaacgcttagtggaatgcacgcCATAAGAATCGCCGAGTGATCAATTACTCATGATCGATATGTACATAGCGCGTAGCTCAACATGAAAATACCCATTCAGCAGCAGCTCGTGGTCGACACTTGACACGTGCCAACATGTAAATACGTCGTAAGAGTTTGTCACAAGCTTCCTTCGAGTTCTATTCAAAAACCAACAACCCATTTGCACGCTTGTGCTTGCCTAGCATGTAAACGTAGCATAACGGTTATTACAAAGACTACATAAAAACTCATCAATAACGttattatatgaagaaaaacattacatgtataattcaaatttactaAAGTTTACTTTtgtgaatttaaattaattggCAAATTTGAAGAATTAATCGGTGTGATAATAATTTGTATCTGATGTAGAagtataaaaatacattaatgTGTTTAACTATGCTAAGAGAAACATCCatacttcaaattcaatttttgctCACATTCGAAACGAATATAATGCATGTCAGGCGAACGAAATCGTAAGTTTTTCAGACTGTCAGTCTCGTTTTACACTCCACTATAGACATCAGAAAAACTTCGTTCCTgtgacatgtactactattataAAACATAACATAAACaattacagtaaaaaaataaagtta comes from Diorhabda carinulata isolate Delta chromosome 8, icDioCari1.1, whole genome shotgun sequence and encodes:
- the LOC130897563 gene encoding uncharacterized protein LOC130897563; translation: MAQGKLKVKTKLPQNAKVKKQKGSAVTKRANCPRQPKKQEVSQKLKQAVSKTVNKSVEDEIRARASKGPKNFSKAQEVVANHNAKTN